In Argiope bruennichi chromosome X1, qqArgBrue1.1, whole genome shotgun sequence, a single window of DNA contains:
- the LOC129958278 gene encoding lysosomal Pro-X carboxypeptidase-like isoform X3: protein MEEIAPEFSAAVIFAEHRYYGKSLPFGNHSFDNNTVKGYLSSQQALADFANLIYYLKNKLPGGNKAPVVAFGGSYGGMLAAWIRIKYPHLVNGALASSAPILLFTNEASCYNYPAIITKDFMKSGISCAKNIRRSWEVIRKIGKSDSGAKFLSETFKTCQLIRPSNISLFVDWVSSTWESLAMTDYPYPTNFLNPLPGNPINVSCQFLLDESVDDETLVINIYKAASVFLNYTGNTKCNDVFQTTGPSIDSGLWDYQTCTELVEPVCSSGTTDMFEPRPWNFTEFSENCWKQFQVRPIPNVASVMYGGTNIISSSNIIFTNGKLDPWSGSGILQSLSDTLIAIVMDGAAHHLELRSSNPADPESVKNARIVIRRWIHKWTSKKEDY from the exons ATGGAAGAGATAGCTCCTGAGTTCAGTGCTGCTGTTATATTTGCTGAACATAGGTATTATGGGAAATCATTGCCTTTTGGAAATCATTCTTTTGAT AATAACACAGTTAAAGGATACCTGTCTTCGCAACAAGCTCTTGCTGATTTTGCTAATTTAATCTACTATTTAAAGAATAAACTTCCAGGAGGTAATAAGGCTCCTGTTGTAGCTTTTGGTGGCTCATATGGAGGAATGCTAGCCGCCTGGATTCGTATTAAATACCCACATTTAGTGAATGG AGCACTTGCATCTAGTGCACCGATATTGCTCTTTACAAATGAAGCATCTTGCTACAATTATCCTGCAATCATTACTAAGGATTTTATGAAATCTGGAATATCATGTGCCAAGAACATTCGAAGATCATGGGAAGTTATTCGGAAGATTGGAAAATCAg ATAGTGGAGCCAAATTTTTGTCAGAGACATTTAAAACATGCCAACTTATCAGACCGTCAAACATCAGCTTATTTGTTGACTGGGTTTCATCAACATGGGAATCCCTTGCTATGACAGATTATCCATATCCAACAAATTTCTTAAATCCTTTACCTGGGAATCCAATTAAT GTATCATGCCAGTTTTTATTGGATGAATCTGTTGATGATGAAACACTTGTTATCAACATTTATAAGGCCGCAAGCGTATTTCTTAATTACACTGGAAATACCAAGTGTAATGATGTGTTTCAAACTACGGGTCCGTCAATTGACAGCGGGTTATGGGACTATCAg accTGTACTGAGTTGGTGGAGCCAGTTTGTTCATCAGGCACAACAGACATGTTCGAGCCCAGACCCTGGAACTTCACTgagttttcagaaaattgttGGAAGCAATTTCAAGTCAGACCTATCCCAAATGTGGCTTCTGTGATGTATGGAGGAACAAATATCATCTCCTCCAGTAACATAATTTTTAC aaatggAAAATTGGATCCATGGTCTGGTTCTGGTATTTTACAATCACTCTCTGATACTCTGATTGCAATTGTTATGGATGGAGCGGCACATCACCTAGAGTTGCGATCCTCGAATCCAGCTGATCCTGAATCTGTCAAAAATGCCCGTATTGTTATTAGACGTTGGATTCATAAATGGACTTCTAA GAAAGAAGATTATTAG